The nucleotide window TTTGAATATAAAGTTTTAATTCACATGCAATTCTAATTGTTAAGTTTCACCAGTTATGAACCACTGGGGATAGTGGGACGGTAGAAGGGCCTAGTTGGGAAACCCCTCCCTCCCCAATTTAGCTTTCGAAACCCCATGAGGCCTTGGTGGCCAGCCGGCGGTGAGGCCTTGTGTCTGTTCACGTTCTTGCCCTGTAGCGAtgcagtggattagtctggctATGTTGGGATACCCTATATGAGTGTGTGTGTTCCCTAATCTAACAAAGACTAACAccccagtaaaaaaaaaaaaaaaaaaaaaagctgcaCAAGTTATGTTACGATGATAATGTCATCGGATGAGATTAAAAGAAACTCTTTAATCATGCTTACACTACTTGATTCAACTATCCAATCAAATATTATCATGTGTCATGCGTATAATCTCATAAAATAGAGGTAAATCAGACGTATTTCATGACACGATCGCTACCGTCAAAATTATTGTGATAAAATACAATGCAAGTGAATTAAGGAACGAACCCTAACCCCACGCAACGAAACTGGAAaacaaatgagaaatgaaaGCAGATTGGCAGAGAGTTCGGCGAGCAACGTGAACTTTTCATTCCTCTTTCTGATGCAGCTGGCCAAATTTTGTCGACGGTCAAACTAATGCTTAAAGTAGGAAAGGAAAATGGTGAGTTGGGCTTGTGGTCAGAGAAACGAATCATTCCTCAAGTTCTCACCcttccatttttttattatGAGTCCATGATCAGATCTCACATGACATCTatccatttttcttctttttgtttcttattagCAGATTTATATACTTTTTTCTTGTGGATGCGATTATTGTCATTGTGatgaatttttattattattttcattctGTGATTATATTGAGAAAGGAGGGTATTGGATTTGATTTAAAATTGTTGAAACGCGTCTTTATGTGTGGACACGTGAGGCCTGGCCTCTCTAGGTTTGTCATCATATTCAACAACTTGATAAATATAGCTTTTATGCACACATAGGGTGATTAATTAGTGGATAAACAAATTGAGCATGACCCAATTATGCCAAACTTAAGTTCGACTTGACCTTCATCATTTTGTACAGTGACCTGATTGATCATATAATAAGAGTGAACTGATTATTTTGTATGTTATATAGGGTATTATTTTTCTATAAGGATTTCAAAATACATAATATTAGAAATTGTTGGTAGAAAGTTTTGTTTCAACAATTTGAACCGTTTATGTTttatatttcaatcaaaataaatcaaattaaaaaTCATTACAAGCTAGAACATTTTCCTGTGTTGTATTTAGTTAATTTCGTCTCATTCCAAAAGTCAAGGAATACTAATAGAAAAGTTAAAAATCATGACAAGTAGTTTAGTGAATGCAATGGGTACCCCCACACGAACGTTTAAGATGTGAAATCCATGTGTCTTGTTGTCACGCtcttgatttttaacacaaataaaaatcgatatacaatcccataattatatatgcgtgaacgttcagccatcaatacgaaatacctagaaactttttcccttttaacccaagtatatattgatgccctgaacccactatgtcaatattgacccgctccacagagtcatatattacaatgcttacgaattaaattgtcaacaacaaaataaaacgtaaatgctcctcagagctaactacacaacggaagtccttatcaacggtaaagtcacaaaaatggcttcctaccgcaAAGCTGCAAGGATGCCGCCAccgcttcagccacgattaccctaacctacaggattaacccctacaccgtttggatggtgcaccgggttgccacacaacaaacccagtaagctttttcaagcctgtatgagtaaactcaaaatcacaaaccataaatacattcttaagtcacctcaatctaaacacgatatgcacatatctcacacctacgatcatcaattccataaccttccatatcgtgcctacataagtcaatTGGTGACTAAGcctgttgagtcacaaattacttacgcaattgtgccccataatgatgaaaattgatttgtcttccatgctattttaccttttttaatccatttccttttatttgtaggaaaccttgcattgagaataaaatgactatttgaggcttgaaatgtggagatttgaagctaggggaagaagacacgaagattggaagaaaattgcaaatcgacttttccggtgacttttccagcaaacttttccggcgagccgccactcatggagggtcttttctccagcaaaggaggaccatggtggtgagaatctcccatcacttgaaattcaaatatctccctacaccttgtccttttatcaccttgccaatttgggaccatttgggggacaatggtgtaagagcatctcttgcacacttggggaccaaagatgacacacctagctgatcaaaaagaggccaaagaccaattattcagaattcttaactccattcaatcattttcatcctatccaagatccatttttctctctagagaagataccaccatttccaccactaaaacctccatttccaccactacaaccttcatttcctccaccattcaacaccacaactcatcttagagatctcaaatttcactattcttaccagtatcaagagcttggagcaaggagaaggaggtgactaccaccacatcatgttcttggagacccatctccaccacctcttccggcatcatcaatagtcaccctttactctctatctctttatgtatttgatgtttaatagaatgttgaagcttgtgtatctagctatgtgtgagtagtgaactagttggggctagggttgaaagccctagccaaacttgcttggattgatgcttttgtttataaattgatgcaaattcatgttgtcattctcacatgctaagtcaatagttgaatgcattacttagacctaatcaatttgagttatgtgtttgccatgacctgaagtttttcctagagattgattacctctaggcaaaaagggagcatgaaagcacaccatgtgtgcatgtgagggtagtgagctaaaatcacctagagataggattggtttgcttgcttggttacctaaactctaagctttatgcatttaggggcaaatgattgagacctatccggtaattgaatttgtctctaggtagttagctctagacttatccagttagagttaaaaaaatgaaaggggtttaagccttagtagtcctatccggatgctaagagggtagttggacaattagctttgcatcattcatattcaattgctttaatgcttgcaagggaggcaaaatgtgaaacccgatgccctaactcccaacatttgataacaacttgttttgtttaggttagtttatattacttgctttcattgtttcaatttgaatagaaaccaaactcaaaatcaaaatcaaatctctacacaccatcttgcacatactcatcatgaactttggttcacttgtgagcctttgtttgtgattgtacatttgcatattcttctagtttttccttaggttttccctagctaggaaaggatttaccaatcctcgtgggttcgacatccttacttaatcacctattctataacttgtacctcttgcacttgagggtggctttaatgctaacaagtttttggctccgttgccggggattggtgTGAAAAACCAATCCCTAGCTTGGGTAGCCTTAGGGATTAGCtagaaatttttcttgtttttattttatctttgttTGCCGACCAGTCCTTGGTCTTCGCCGACCGGTCGTTTGTGTTAATTTCGTGTGATTTTTGTCTCGCCGACCAGTCGTTGGAAATTTCCGACCAGTCGGCAAGTGTCATTTTAGGGGTCAGAAGCTCACCGACCAGTCGGCAAGTGTCGCCGACCGGTCGTTTCCCctgttttcagaaattttcaatttcttgtttttggtttctttttgtatCTTGACTTATTTTCTTACctttgttttgaaattttataGGTGTTTATATCTCACGAATCACCTATAAGTAGTCCAAGGATCAATTCAACATATTCCACTCCATCATCTCCAAGCACACCAAGTGGAGACaacattgataggagcataaatgcgacgaataacgtgtgaaatcccttacacttttcttagctatttcctttaaaaagtcagttttaactttgttttctttttaggtagttcgtggagtgattcaagagaaataagacctgaaagggagcaacgaagccatggatcataaagtactgatgcagaggaccaattttaatcaaccatttggccagaaattacaaagGAAATCCACGGaaatcattgtgcaaaacagttgctgcaaagcagaaaactgcagtttcagaatcagctttctgggaacggttttgaggagcaattcttgcatcattCCAGCTGCAACTTTGAAGAAAGGGCCAGCGATCCATGAAGACATGATATCATACTTCAACTAcagccaaagaactggtcagaAGCATCAACGACGCAGTAGGAAACCAAGCGCAAAGTAGGATTcacgataaggcagaaactgtcagcttttcacgaagcttttttgaagatcttttccggcgatttacTTGGATTTTTTCCAGAAGGTTTTTGATCAATCTAGAAGATAAtatgtcatagaacacgtgggagtcaagaaccatccagaaacttgtcaacaCGAAGTcattccttgtccaagaaggaagcttcagagtcagaaattgaatcctagtcaaaacagggcattttggccgagattcttctttggacggatttccagggaatttttggaaggttattgctgctgaaaatattaaggagagtcctagaataatTCTACAAGATTACAACAAGATTACCaaagcttgaaaatcatttaattgtgcaccaattaaaggaatcctcaagcaacaagggaaggttttaaaagcattgttgaagaaggaaactagggctgaacttctcctatatatattgagctTCTGCACACGTTGAAGAGGACCACGcctttcaccttctcttctatctctctttctcattcatccgccatcatctttttcttctttttctctatttgttctattttggtttttaaaacaatgtgtaactaactatctttttgttaggggcaaggtttgaagccccaattatgtagaacatatgtttggttttaatctagtttcttgatctttggtgtggattggttgtttatctctgattgattgaaaacttttgcatgtgtttgttttatggtggccaacataggatttatgcatgtaattggagctaggtttagaaaataattcacctaatcgtcttgttttctaatccacaagtatgcaaggctttgaacaaaagttgatgttttaaacaactagaagagcatgctaggtaggcgttccacactagactgcaactctataatcaatcgtttccatgagatcttaatgcttcaaatgtgttgacactatatgtgttgttgataggatagcgttctataccttgattgcatgtttgataggcttagctattgtgcgttcacgtagactaagtaattagggaaacattaataagggacatgatctgctccgatttgtttcttggttggtttctaTTCACACCTCAGTAATTGAATCTaagttaacttaacattgttcgaaagtaattggtggtggatttccgagtctctaacatgttctccatcttattttctcaaaacctaaaatcaaattcgttttccttttgttttatcttttattttcgttaaaaaaaccaaaaaccccaaaatctgtttcaacttaggattgcagagcccTTTCTATCCCTGCTTGTCCTGCCATCTTTTTCCCTCTTtgacgtttttctttttcttagttttgttatttgttttgtgttttagttagttttgttttgttttcttttgtgtgaattataaagttaccctcaatccccggcttgaacgatccctgattactctatattgctaacgactacatcttgcagggttaagttgagcgcttgtTTTGGGCGTATCAAACATATCTATTGATCAAGTTCTTGAAGATAGTGGTGAAGAAACTCGGATACCGCAAGAAACTCTTGATCTCATAAAGAAATTGGCAGAAGAGTTGCAAGCTAAAATAGCCCGGATACCCACAATGGATGAACCACGCCCCATGAAGGAGTACACTTTACCAACAATCTCCAATCATCCAAGTTGCATCGTGCTTCCACCATGTGCCGTTGCTTTTGACATAAAGCCGGGGACTATTGCAAACTTACCCCTCTTCTTTGGCTTGCCAAGTAATGAGCCATACTTGCACCTCCAAGAGTTCAATGAAGCATGCTCAACCGTTCAACTTTTGGGTATTGATGAAGGCAACTTGCGTCTTCGGCTCTTCCCCTTTTCATTGAAGGACAAAGCTAAGAAATGGTTGTACAAGCTTCCCCCAAGTAGTATCCATACTTGGGAAGAGATTCAAAGGGTATTCCTCAAGTTCTATTTCCCTCCTCACAAGTCTAATTCATTGAGGAATGAGTTGATGAACTTCCGAGAGCTACCAAATGAGTCATTCTATGAGACATGGGAGAGATTCAAGGATATAGAAGGTGGTGTTCCCAATCATGGCCTCTCTAAGGTAGCGGTTCTAAGTGCCTTCTACACCGGGCTTTCACAAGACACAAGGAGGAGAGTTGATAATGCTTGTGGGGGATGTTTCATGAACAAGACCGAAGATGAAGCGATGAAGATTCTAGATAAAATGAGTGAATCTTCTCAACTCTATGATATTGCCTCGGATAGAAAGCCAATGATGATGAAGAGTGCACAAGTACCTATGAGGGAGCAAGAGCAAAGGAGAGGCATGTATAATGTTGATATTCCAAGTGTTCAAATACAACAAGAGTTGAAGCGGATAGAAGGAGAAATGCAAAAGAAACTTGACATGATTCTACAAGCACAAGGAAGACCCCTCAATCAAATGGCATCACCAAGCCAAATTCGAAAGCCTAGTTTGGGAGTCAAATCCATGGAGCAAGCTTGCTTGATTTGCGAAAGTGTGTACCATAGAACAACGGAGTGTTCACAAAGCGAAATGTACCCGGAATTGATAGAGCAATGCAATCTTCTCAGCAACCAAACAAGGCCAAAGAATGATCCTTATAGCAACACTTATAATCCCGGGTGGAGGAATCACCCTAATTTTGGTTGGGGTGGGAATCAAAACCGTGAACAATGTCAAGGTTACCAAAGGCAAGGAGGTGGCTATCAAGGTGCAAGTAGCTCACACTTCAACAATCAAGGAGCAAACAATGCTTATCATGCTCCTAGACCACCTTATCAAGCACCACCTCAACAACCTCTACCTCTACAACAACCCCAAGTGCCAATTCAAGAAGCAAGAAAGACACCTACCCTTGAAGAAATGATGACGGCCTTTGTGAATAATCAAGCAAAGCAAGATGAGAAGATCAATGTCATTCAACAAAGTGTGAGCAAGCTTGAGGTACAAATGGGGCAACTAGCTAGTGAGTTAAGTCAAAGGAGGCAAGGTGTATTTCCAAGCCAAGTGGAGACTAACCCAAGACATGAAGCCAAAGCTATTACCACCTTGAGAAGTGGAAGGCAAGTGGAGAACAATGTGTACATGCCTACCAATGAAGAAGATGTAACTCCAAGGGAGCCACCCGGTTTTGAAAGAAGATCAAAGGGGAAAGCAAGAGAGTTGTCACATGGAGAAGTCATCTTAGGCTTCAATGATGGTGAAGAAGAAGTTTTGAATGATAAGAAGAATGCTTATGCCGAtgagaagcaagaagaagccTTGAAGGACAATTTCAATGCCAAGGTTGGAACTCATGATAATGAAGACTCTCCTTCTACTCTAATTGAAAGGCCATTCAAAAGAGGTATGACCTTCAATCCTCCTTTGAAGATTGTGCAAGATGAAGAAGTGTCTCTCCCTTACCCTCAAGCTATATGGCAACAAGAGAAAAAACTCAAGAAAGAGAGCCAATTGAGGGAGATGATTGATTTGTTCAAGAAGGTTCATATAAACATTCCACTCCTTGAAGCCGTGAAGACAATCCCATCTTATGCTAAGTTCTTGAAGGATATgtgcatgaagaagaaaaagttcaaaGAACATGACCAAGTGGCTCTTTGTGAAGAAGTGAGTGCTATCATTCAAAGAAAGCTTCCACCAAAGCTCAAAGATCCGGGAAGCTTCACTATTCCAAGCAAGATTGGAGAAACTACTTTTGACAATTGCTTGATGGATCTTGGGGCAAGTATCAATTTAATGCCCTATTCGGCTTTAAAGAAGCTTGGTCTTGAAGGAGCTTTGAAACCAACTTCAATCACTCTCCAATTGGCGGATAGAAGCGTGAGGTATCCTAGAGGAATCTTGGAGAATGTGCTTGTCAATGTTGCAAGGTTTGTGATACTGGTGGATTTTATAGTCCTAGACATGGAGGAAGCCCCCATGGTTGACAATGAGCTTCCTATCATCTTTGGAAGAGCTTTCATGGCCACTGCCGGTGTCAAGATTAATGTGAAGAAAGGCACCATGAGCATGAAGGTACTTGGAGACAAAATCAAGTTCCAAATCTTTCCTCCCCTTCAAATTATGGATGACATGATTGAATGCTACTTTTTGGGTTACTATGGAGAGGCAAGAGTAAGGGGAgatgagaaaaataagaaagaagttTGGGCACCTCTTCCGgtcttaccatgttcacaaggcTTTGAGTCACTCCTCACCCccatcaagaagaagaaacaaattggAGGATTGCTCAAGGGAGCACTTGTTGACATGAGAGCTTGCCTTGGAAGTTCAAAGAAGGTAAACAAGGGAGATGGTTGTCTCAAGAAGCCCCCTTGAATGAATGAAGAATCAACGGACCGGCTAGAAGTCCTTAAAGCAAAGCCCTACTTGGAGGTAGCCAAGCTCATAATGCAAGTGAAGGAGGAGGAAAACCCTTGGAACCATTCTTGAAGAAATGACACCATTAAAGTTTAGCTTGGAAGGCAAGGGCTTAAAGCCTTGATTGTTGGTGATTGTTGGTGAATTGAATGAACTTCATGGTCTACAAGGGGGAGCATTCCTAAACCTTTTTCTTGCTTTATGTACTTCATTGTGTTTAAATTCCGGtcacttctttgtttttgtgataGTTTGCATGCTCCTTCTTACCATGCTTGACTCTTTCATTTCAAAACTTTCAAGAAAACACTTtttaacattgaggacaatgttaagttcaagtgtgggggaaggtctagtttaaattcaataaattcaaattgttaaaaaaaaaaaaaaaacaaaaaaaaattttgtttttagcTTTTAGTTGTTTCTAGTTTTTGTATCTTTTGTTTGTATTTAGTTCCTTCCAAGTCCTATGATGAAACTTGAACTTGATTTGTAAAGGGCTAGAAAGCATGTCTATGTCTTGTGAACTCAATTTTTCAAATAAAGGTTATGAGACTTATGTTTAACTTCATTGGTACCTTTGATTGTCAAGTTGATGCATTGAGATATGGTTGGCATGATGAGATTTGTGAGAACTATTTGCACCACAAATGGGAGTTTTGAGCCTAATAAAAGTGCATCCAATAGCTCTTAGCACTTTAGTCTTCATGTGTGTTCCATCTTTTGTGAATTGTATCTCTAGAACTTGCTTTATATCTCTCAAAACTTTTGTCAAGCATGAATACATCGCGGAAATGATTGAGACGATAGGAattccaccatggccaaataaGCTCTTGTCCTAAAAAGATGATTATCCTTAGATTGCCAATTTGTGCCTTTTGTtaacctttcatttctttgcaTCACAAATGTCTTACCTTCTAGCTTAAACACTAGCCTTACCCTTTCTAAGTTTTTTTAGTGAGCAATGTGAGATTGTATATGTCAAGATgcttcaagaaacaaagtttgggggtacttgaaaagaaataagtgtgggggagtATTATGTTTGTTGTGCATTTGTAATTTGTCTTTACATTTCAAGAAAGTCAAGAaagaaagtcaaaaaaaaaaaaaaaaggaaagaaagaaagaaagaaagaaagaaaatccaaaaagaaagtTTCTCTAGTTCAATAAATAGTTTTTAGTTTAAAGTTTGGGGGAATGGTTAAGAGAGTGAATCATATGAAGTATCTTAAGGTCTTAAGTTCGTAAAATCTCAATAAGGGAGTTGCTTGCTAAGTTGCTTGGAATTTGTGATTTCCTATCCACTTCATTTCTCTAACCCCTCGCCCTAAGCCTCATTACAACCTAATAAAAGTCCTTTTTGATCCAAGATGGTTTGTGCATGACCCGTGGAGATGAGATTgaaaagcaagcatatggcggcatTTGCATGAGATTGTTTGAGTGATAGTGTAGCTAACCTTTAAACACTTGTGTGAAAATTAGAGTGAAAATCTAGTGAGTTTATGGTTAGCACGGTTTTGTTGTGCAAGCTTGGTTTTGgtgcatcaaagtgacaatcatggCATGACATACATTCTACTCTAGCATTTGTCACATGGCTTCATAAACTTTTGAGATATGACTTGATTTTGCTATTCAGCAAATTGTGTTCTTTGAGGATAATGTTGGAAGGATTAGGTTGTGTTAGTTTTGTAATGTTTCAGATTTGGGTTAATgcttttgcttgaggacaagcaatattcaagtttgggggtatttattgagtcacaaattacttacgcaattgtgccccataataatgaaaattgatttgtcttccatgctattttaccttttttaatccatttccttttatttgtaggaaaccttgcattgagaataaaatgactatttgaggcttgaaatgtggagatttgaagataggggaagaagacacgaagattggaagaaaattgcaaatcgacttttccggcgagcagccactcatggagggtcttttctccagcaaaggaggaccatggtggtgagaatctcccatcacttgaaattcaaatatctccctacaccttgtccttttatcaccttgccaatttgggaccatttgggggacaatggtgtaagagcatctcttgcacacttggggaccaaagatgacacacctagctgatcaaaaagaggccaaagaccaattattcagaattcttaactccattcaatcatcttcatcctatccaagatccatttttctctctagagaagataccaccatttccaccactaaaacctccatttccaccactacaaccttcatttcctccaccattcaacaccacaactcatcttagagatcccaaatttcactattcttaccaatatcaagagcttggagcaaggagaaggaggtgactaccaccacatcatgttcttggagacccatctccaccacctcttccggcatcatcaatagtcaccctttactctctatctctttatgtatttgatgtttaatagaatgttgaagcttgtgtatctagctatgtgtgagtagtgaactagttggggctagggttgaaagccctatccaaacttgcttggattgatgcttttgtttataaattgatgcaaattcatgttgtcattctcacatgctaagtcaatagttgaatgcattacttagacctaatcaatttgagttatgtgtttgccatgacatgaagtttttcctagagattgattacctctaggcaaaaagggagcatgaaagcacaccatgtgtgcatgtgagggtagtgagctaaaatcacctagagataggattggtttgcttgcttggttacctaaactctaagctttatgcatttaggggcaaatgattgagacctatccggtaattgaatttgtctctaggtagttagctctagacttatccggttagagttaataaaatgaaaggggtttaagccttagtagtcctatccggatgctaagagggtagttggacaattagctttgcatcattcatattcaattgctttaatgcttgcaagggaggcaaaatgtgaaacccgatgccctaactcccaaccatttgataacaacttgttttgtttaggttagtttatattacttgctttcattgtttcaatttgaatagaaaccaaactcaaaatcaaaatcaaatctctacacaccatcttgcaatACTCatcatgaactttggttcacttgtgagcctttgtttgtgattgtacatttgcatattcttctagtttttccttaggttttccctagctaggaaaggatttaccaatcctcgtgggttcgacatccttacttaatcacctattctataacttgtacctcttgcacttgagggtggctttaatgctaacaaaGCCTCATGCTCATATTCTTAACTAGCgtcccattacacaaattcaatcaaacaagacttcctcaagcaatgtttgacgtcATTCTAATGCACCAAGATGAATttccaaatcacactcattccctcccccctaggagcttttgtcatcaacatgacatcaaaggtgaaaaatcaatgaatcactTTCCTATCCTCACCATAGAATACAATTtgtcaccactatggctcttaagataaatcaaaccatcaatcaatacaatcaagaagaaacaaagcaatcacatttcaaaacaagcaaaacaattcatggtaacccctgcatataatttagttcaggaggtcacactaagtcaagcaattcaaatcatagtaatcaacgtaatcccacactctgacgtttGTAGGTAGCCCCGGCCATCACAGCAATCTTCTCgattattgttaacttaataacaattcagctccgttaCCAAGTAGTagtcacactgatcatcgcacaaattccaccggtcatcacacagatagccatcgtcctactgatcatcacataaatttcaaggatcatcacatagatagaaattgtccagctgatcatcactcagatttcgccggtcatcacTCTGATagtaatcatcacaaagattcatcacactgattccaacaattcattacacaaatattcctgcACAAACttcacatggcaatcatcacaaagattcatcacactaattccaacaattcattacacaaacaTTTCTACACAAACTTCACataacaatcatcacaaagattcatcacactaattccaacaattcattatacaaatatttctacacaaacttcacatggcaatcatcacaaagattcatcaatgcatatatatatttcaagtaaatatatatatgtagtcattcactcaggaatactACTAATACCAAGTATAGTCAttgttaacctaataactccaagacaatagggtaatcttgctcataacaaatatcgatcatgctcataacaaatatcgtgagatttactcacctcagaatcccgccgC belongs to Rosa chinensis cultivar Old Blush chromosome 4, RchiOBHm-V2, whole genome shotgun sequence and includes:
- the LOC112198952 gene encoding uncharacterized protein LOC112198952, coding for MDEPRPMKEYTLPTISNHPSCIVLPPCAVAFDIKPGTIANLPLFFGLPSNEPYLHLQEFNEACSTVQLLGIDEGNLRLRLFPFSLKDKAKKWLYKLPPSSIHTWEEIQRVFLKFYFPPHKSNSLRNELMNFRELPNESFYETWERFKDIEGGVPNHGLSKVAVLSAFYTGLSQDTRRRVDNACGGCFMNKTEDEAMKILDKMSESSQLYDIASDRKPMMMKSAQVPMREQEQRRGMYNVDIPSVQIQQELKRIEGEMQKKLDMILQAQGRPLNQMASPSQIRKPSLGVKSMEQACLICESVYHRTTECSQSEMYPELIEQCNLLSNQTRPKNDPYSNTYNPGWRNHPNFGWGGNQNREQCQGYQRQGGGYQGASSSHFNNQGANNAYHAPRPPYQAPPQQPLPLQQPQVPIQEARKTPTLEEMMTAFVNNQAKQDEKINVIQQSVSKLEVQMGQLASELSQRRQGVFPSQVETNPRHEAKAITTLRSGRQVENNVYMPTNEEDVTPREPPGFERRSKGKARELSHGEVILGFNDGEEEVLNDKKNAYADEKQEEALKDNFNAKVGTHDNEDSPSTLIERPFKRGMTFNPPLKIVQDEEVSLPYPQAIWQQEKKLKKESQLREMIDLFKKVHINIPLLEAVKTIPSYAKFLKDMCMKKKKFKEHDQVALCEEVSAIIQRKLPPKLKDPGSFTIPSKIGETTFDNCLMDLGASINLMPYSALKKLGLEGALKPTSITLQLADRSVRYPRGILENVLVNVARFVILVDFIVLDMEEAPMVDNELPIIFGRAFMATAGVKINVKKGTMSMKVLGDKIKFQIFPPLQIMDDMIECYFLGYYGEARVRGDEKNKKEVWAPLPVLPCSQGFESLLTPIKKKKQIGGLLKGALVDMRACLGSSKKVNKGDGCLKKPP